From Shewanella yunxiaonensis, the proteins below share one genomic window:
- a CDS encoding GMC family oxidoreductase has product MAQQQKAVDVVLVGLGWTNAIMGMELAQEGLNVLALERGEDRDTVPDFAYPKMADELTYGVRYKLMVKPAKSTITVRHSLTETAVPYRHLGSFLPGDGVGGAGTHWNGHTWRPMPEELRLRSYVEETFGKNIMPMDMTIQDYGVSYEELEPHFDFFDKVLGVSGKAGNINGKIQAGGNPFEGPRSNEYPLPPLKRTLNDDLFTEAAKAQGLHPFPLPSSNASEAYTNPYGMQLGPCNFCGFCERYGCINYSKASPQTSILGALKQHKNFAYRTGCEVIKVNLADDKKTAIGVTYIDGNGEEVFQPAKIVVVGTFAYNNVRLLLLSGIGQPYDPVSNTGTVGRNYAYQMMGGATLFFKDKVFNPFIGAGSNATTVDDFAINQIDFAKEGFIGGSYLLAAQTNGQPIRNLPLPQGSPSWGTGWKKAAKDYYGHSMTISSHGSNMSYRDCYLSLDPNYKDNHGLPLLRLTFDWKENDLRMTQFMKNKVGALAKGLNPDFLKMSFKDIGTHYDVRPYQSTHNVGGAIMGTDPKTSVLNRYQQSWDVHNVFVLGSSSFPQNLQYNPTMLVGALAYWSAKAIREQYLKHPGPLVQA; this is encoded by the coding sequence ATGGCTCAGCAACAGAAAGCTGTCGATGTTGTATTGGTTGGGCTGGGCTGGACCAATGCGATCATGGGCATGGAGCTGGCACAAGAAGGCCTGAATGTGTTGGCATTGGAGCGTGGCGAAGACCGTGATACCGTACCCGATTTCGCGTATCCGAAAATGGCAGATGAACTGACTTACGGAGTACGTTACAAGTTGATGGTGAAGCCAGCTAAAAGTACCATCACCGTGCGCCATAGTCTGACGGAAACCGCAGTTCCCTATCGGCATCTCGGTTCATTTTTGCCGGGTGATGGTGTCGGCGGGGCCGGTACTCACTGGAACGGTCATACCTGGCGTCCAATGCCAGAAGAGCTGCGTCTACGCAGTTATGTGGAAGAAACCTTCGGCAAAAATATTATGCCAATGGACATGACTATCCAGGATTACGGAGTCAGTTATGAAGAGCTGGAACCGCACTTTGATTTCTTCGATAAAGTGTTGGGGGTTTCCGGAAAAGCGGGCAATATCAATGGCAAAATTCAAGCAGGTGGTAACCCATTTGAAGGACCTCGAAGCAATGAATATCCATTACCACCGCTGAAACGAACCCTTAACGATGATCTGTTTACCGAAGCGGCCAAAGCGCAGGGATTACATCCCTTCCCGTTGCCCTCATCTAATGCTTCTGAGGCTTACACCAATCCTTATGGTATGCAGTTAGGTCCTTGTAACTTCTGTGGTTTCTGTGAACGATATGGATGTATCAACTATTCCAAAGCATCACCTCAAACCTCGATTCTTGGCGCGCTAAAGCAGCATAAGAATTTTGCTTATCGCACTGGCTGTGAAGTGATCAAGGTGAATCTTGCCGATGATAAGAAGACTGCCATCGGTGTGACATATATTGATGGCAATGGTGAAGAGGTGTTCCAGCCCGCGAAGATTGTGGTGGTGGGGACATTTGCGTATAACAACGTGAGACTCTTGTTGTTGTCAGGTATTGGTCAGCCTTACGACCCGGTATCTAATACTGGCACAGTGGGTCGTAACTACGCTTACCAGATGATGGGCGGAGCAACATTGTTTTTTAAAGACAAGGTGTTTAACCCCTTCATCGGTGCCGGCAGTAATGCCACCACAGTAGATGATTTTGCTATCAACCAGATCGATTTCGCTAAAGAAGGCTTTATTGGTGGCTCCTATTTGCTGGCGGCGCAAACCAATGGCCAACCAATACGTAATCTGCCATTGCCTCAGGGCTCACCTAGTTGGGGGACTGGCTGGAAAAAAGCCGCCAAGGATTACTATGGTCACTCGATGACCATTAGTTCACATGGTTCCAACATGTCCTACCGGGATTGTTATTTGAGCTTGGATCCCAACTACAAGGACAATCATGGCTTGCCATTGCTGCGTTTGACCTTTGATTGGAAAGAAAACGATCTGCGCATGACCCAGTTTATGAAGAATAAAGTAGGGGCACTGGCCAAAGGACTTAATCCTGACTTTTTAAAAATGTCATTTAAGGACATAGGTACGCATTATGATGTGCGGCCCTATCAATCTACCCATAACGTGGGTGGGGCGATTATGGGAACTGATCCCAAAACGAGTGTGCTTAATCGTTATCAACAAAGCTGGGACGTTCATAACGTCTTTGTTCTGGGGTCAAGTTCATTCCCACAGAACCTGCAGTACAACCCGACAATGTTAGTTGGAGCATTGGCGTACTGGTCAGCCAAAGCAATCCGTGAACAGTACCTGAAACATCCCGGCCCATTGGTTCAAGCATAA
- a CDS encoding HDOD domain-containing protein, producing MPALGSMIRTLEQLAKDDVSSMGVLGRSIMHDNALTSRVLRVANSAIYNKGISQVTTVSRAAVVLGFDVIRNICITAKLLTSLLESKNMSESVYHRLLKLMANSFQSAMLTKMMLAEHDEELQEEAFIAALLYQLGESAFWSAAGQQADELDSLLNKCSDNMCRLTTTREYLGISFNQLTQGLARNWGLGELLMKSLVNPDARTPEVRTIFLANKLSDAMAGGEDSSAELQRRLQQCAELMQLTPGEFKKRLQYCLEDTQRLTTDYGAKVLMEYLPKNGVLNELASPPQYQIREPNISGLLEKLRQLTSLAQDKADFNQVIQIALLGMLDGIGLDRCAVLLLSPNRKRLQPRIALGDDAELMKQHFALEINEETQLLKYCLERQLPCWSGKNAPEFPPAGSLLQRTLPELGFLMAPLRVENKIIGIFYGDRANSNRDITQAEFDSFTHVAQLANLCFSLAFRSL from the coding sequence ATGCCTGCTCTTGGTTCCATGATCCGCACACTCGAGCAGCTTGCGAAAGATGATGTGTCCTCGATGGGGGTCTTGGGGCGCAGTATTATGCACGATAATGCCCTGACTTCGCGGGTGCTGCGGGTGGCTAATAGTGCTATTTACAACAAAGGCATCAGTCAGGTGACGACGGTAAGTCGTGCTGCTGTTGTGCTCGGCTTTGATGTAATCCGCAATATCTGCATAACGGCGAAATTGCTGACCAGCTTGCTGGAAAGCAAGAATATGTCGGAGTCTGTTTATCATCGATTGCTTAAGTTAATGGCCAATTCCTTTCAGTCAGCCATGTTGACCAAGATGATGTTGGCTGAGCATGATGAGGAACTGCAGGAAGAAGCATTTATCGCAGCCTTGTTATACCAACTCGGTGAAAGTGCATTCTGGAGTGCTGCTGGTCAGCAGGCAGATGAACTGGATAGTTTGTTAAACAAGTGCAGTGACAATATGTGTCGTTTAACGACCACTCGTGAATACTTGGGCATTTCCTTTAATCAGCTGACGCAGGGGCTCGCCAGAAACTGGGGGCTAGGCGAACTGTTGATGAAGTCACTGGTAAATCCTGATGCGCGCACGCCAGAAGTTCGTACTATTTTTCTTGCCAATAAACTCAGCGATGCGATGGCGGGCGGCGAAGACTCCTCTGCCGAGTTGCAACGGCGTCTGCAACAATGTGCCGAACTGATGCAACTAACTCCCGGTGAGTTTAAAAAGCGCTTGCAGTATTGTCTGGAAGATACCCAGCGTTTAACAACTGACTATGGTGCAAAAGTGCTGATGGAATATTTGCCGAAGAATGGCGTATTAAACGAGCTGGCGTCCCCTCCGCAATATCAGATACGAGAGCCCAATATCAGTGGGTTATTGGAGAAACTCAGACAGCTGACATCCTTAGCTCAGGACAAAGCCGATTTTAATCAGGTAATCCAAATCGCGTTGCTAGGGATGCTAGATGGGATTGGATTGGATCGTTGCGCGGTGTTGCTGTTATCACCCAACCGGAAAAGGTTACAGCCAAGAATTGCCCTCGGTGATGATGCAGAGTTGATGAAACAACATTTTGCACTGGAAATTAATGAAGAAACCCAGCTGCTTAAATATTGTCTGGAGCGACAATTACCGTGCTGGTCAGGTAAAAACGCTCCAGAGTTTCCGCCAGCAGGCAGCCTATTGCAACGAACGTTGCCAGAGCTGGGCTTCCTGATGGCGCCTTTGCGGGTCGAAAATAAAATTATTGGCATTTTTTATGGGGATCGCGCCAATAGTAACCGTGACATAACCCAAGCAGAATTCGACAGTTTTACTCATGTTGCCCAATTAGCGAATCTCTGTTTCTCGCTGGCATTCAGGAGCCTTTAG
- a CDS encoding nuclear transport factor 2 family protein gives MLVFCSPLSLVYADEPTNLNQVSHNPQTIKADAVLDQLHRSAAAADWDSYFELFTDDAGFVGTDISEHWSMQDFERYARTSKGWSYKTQSRTMVRHGDVVVFDEILDNTNYGLCRGTGTMVLTEDGWKILQYHLSFPIPNELAPRITDQIKVFRKKTAAKGS, from the coding sequence ATGCTAGTTTTTTGTTCTCCGCTCTCGCTGGTATATGCGGATGAACCCACCAATTTGAATCAAGTTTCCCACAATCCGCAGACGATAAAAGCAGACGCGGTGCTTGATCAGCTGCACCGAAGTGCTGCTGCCGCAGATTGGGACAGCTATTTTGAGTTATTTACTGACGATGCCGGATTTGTTGGTACAGATATCTCTGAGCATTGGAGTATGCAAGATTTTGAACGTTATGCCAGAACCAGTAAGGGATGGAGCTACAAAACCCAGTCCCGAACAATGGTTCGCCACGGCGATGTCGTTGTCTTTGACGAAATTCTGGATAACACGAATTACGGTTTATGCCGGGGCACCGGCACTATGGTTCTGACCGAAGATGGCTGGAAAATTCTGCAATACCATCTCAGTTTCCCGATCCCAAATGAATTAGCCCCGAGGATCACCGATCAAATTAAGGTCTTTCGTAAAAAAACAGCAGCTAAAGGCTCCTGA
- a CDS encoding NrfJ translates to MVKLAKILAAAAMVFGIATSAWAMGKVHEGTILDTMDSGGYTYVQVKEGDTTFWAAGPQVKVEKGDKVQMVEQMWMSNFTSKTLKRTFDKLMFVGEIAKK, encoded by the coding sequence ATGGTAAAACTGGCAAAAATCCTGGCAGCTGCGGCAATGGTTTTCGGTATTGCAACCTCAGCATGGGCCATGGGCAAAGTGCATGAAGGTACTATTCTGGATACGATGGACAGCGGTGGCTATACCTACGTTCAAGTGAAAGAAGGTGACACCACTTTCTGGGCTGCCGGTCCTCAGGTTAAAGTGGAAAAAGGCGACAAAGTGCAGATGGTCGAACAGATGTGGATGAGCAACTTCACTAGTAAAACGCTGAAACGTACTTTTGACAAACTGATGTTTGTTGGTGAGATCGCCAAGAAATAG
- a CDS encoding DUF3820 family protein has translation MDQQLLLEAINQTMPFGKYAGRKLLELPEPYLVWFHSRGFPPGKLGQQLALIYEVKLNGLEGMLRPLLK, from the coding sequence ATGGATCAGCAATTACTGTTAGAAGCAATCAATCAGACGATGCCTTTTGGTAAGTATGCCGGTCGCAAACTGCTGGAGTTACCTGAGCCCTATCTGGTGTGGTTTCATTCTCGCGGTTTCCCCCCCGGAAAGCTGGGTCAGCAATTGGCTCTGATATACGAAGTGAAACTCAATGGCTTGGAAGGGATGTTAAGGCCATTGCTAAAATGA
- the aceA gene encoding isocitrate lyase: protein MTEASQMNRQAQIDALKQDWAKNPRWKGVCRPYTAEEVVALRGSVVPENTMAKMGAAKLWSLVNGSARKGYVNSLGALTGGQAVQQAKAGIEAIYLSGWQVAADANLASTMYPDQSLYPANSVPAVVSRINNAFRRADQIQWSQGGNPGEQGFTDYFLPIIADAEAGFGGVLNAYELMKSMIEAGAAGVHFEDQLASVKKCGHMGGKVLVPTQEAVQKLVAARLAADVAGVETLVIARTDANAADLLTSDCDPYDSDFITGERTSEGFYRVRAGLEQAIARGLAYCPYADLVWCETAKPDLEEARRFAEAIHAKFPGKLLAYNCSPSFNWKKNLDDATIARFQQALSDMGYKYQFITLAGIHNMWFNMFDLAYEYARGEGMKHYVEKVQQPEFAAAEKGYTFVAHQQEVGTGYFDKVTNVIQGGSSSVTALTGSTEEAQF from the coding sequence ATGACTGAGGCAAGCCAAATGAATCGTCAAGCGCAAATTGATGCCTTGAAGCAGGATTGGGCCAAGAATCCACGTTGGAAAGGCGTATGCAGACCTTATACCGCAGAGGAAGTGGTGGCATTACGTGGTTCAGTCGTGCCAGAAAATACCATGGCTAAAATGGGGGCCGCGAAGCTCTGGTCGCTGGTGAATGGCAGTGCCCGAAAAGGGTACGTCAACTCCCTTGGGGCTTTGACTGGGGGGCAGGCCGTACAGCAGGCTAAGGCAGGAATTGAAGCCATTTATCTGTCAGGATGGCAGGTAGCGGCAGATGCTAACCTCGCAAGCACTATGTATCCTGACCAGTCTCTGTATCCAGCAAACTCGGTACCTGCGGTTGTCTCCAGGATCAATAATGCGTTTCGCCGGGCAGATCAGATCCAGTGGAGTCAAGGGGGCAATCCTGGTGAACAAGGATTTACCGATTATTTTTTACCGATTATAGCCGATGCTGAAGCCGGTTTCGGTGGCGTGCTCAACGCCTATGAACTGATGAAGTCGATGATTGAAGCAGGGGCTGCCGGGGTCCATTTTGAGGACCAGCTTGCTTCAGTTAAAAAATGCGGTCATATGGGCGGTAAGGTGTTGGTGCCGACGCAGGAAGCGGTACAGAAGCTGGTGGCGGCAAGACTGGCCGCAGATGTGGCGGGAGTGGAAACCTTAGTCATTGCCCGTACAGATGCCAATGCGGCGGATCTGCTGACCTCTGATTGTGATCCATATGATAGTGACTTTATCACTGGTGAGCGTACCTCCGAAGGGTTTTACCGGGTGCGCGCGGGACTTGAGCAGGCGATTGCTCGCGGTTTGGCATATTGCCCTTACGCTGACTTGGTATGGTGTGAAACGGCGAAGCCAGATCTTGAGGAGGCGCGTCGCTTTGCTGAGGCAATTCATGCCAAGTTCCCCGGCAAGCTGTTAGCCTACAACTGCTCACCGTCCTTTAACTGGAAGAAAAACTTGGATGATGCCACCATCGCACGTTTCCAGCAGGCCTTGTCGGATATGGGCTATAAATATCAGTTCATTACGTTGGCGGGGATCCATAATATGTGGTTCAACATGTTCGATCTGGCATACGAATATGCCCGTGGCGAAGGTATGAAACACTACGTGGAAAAAGTTCAACAGCCTGAATTTGCCGCCGCTGAAAAAGGCTACACCTTTGTGGCACATCAACAGGAAGTGGGTACCGGTTACTTTGATAAAGTCACCAATGTTATCCAGGGCGGTAGCTCTTCGGTAACGGCGCTCACGGGATCAACAGAGGAAGCGCAGTTCTGA
- a CDS encoding AAA family ATPase, translated as MIILVGGEKGGSGKSCVAQNLAVFLAKECGAAVIMVDCDPQRTTSDWIQARNQHPELTSINCVQLYGKIRNDLLSLEQHYDVVIVDCGGQDNLALRATMSVASHVLMPLRPKRRDLKTVSHMDDVVATCMMINPKMQASFVITQCPNLPSQAGRIDEAKEVCRTYDINVLDNVTFSRNIYDDSEESGRSVLEIEPKGKAADEIRGIACEVLQVNSAAELRKKFMNLKVNAMGAQYGSGRSEEKRYAM; from the coding sequence ATGATCATTCTGGTTGGTGGAGAAAAAGGTGGCAGTGGTAAAAGTTGCGTCGCACAGAACCTTGCGGTGTTTTTAGCAAAGGAATGTGGCGCTGCGGTCATTATGGTGGACTGCGATCCCCAACGAACCACCTCTGACTGGATCCAGGCACGCAACCAACACCCAGAATTAACCAGTATTAACTGTGTGCAGTTATACGGAAAAATTCGTAATGATCTCCTTAGCCTCGAGCAACATTACGACGTAGTAATTGTCGATTGTGGTGGACAAGATAATCTGGCCCTGCGTGCCACCATGTCTGTTGCATCGCATGTGTTGATGCCATTACGCCCGAAACGTCGTGACCTTAAGACCGTCAGCCATATGGATGATGTAGTGGCTACCTGTATGATGATTAACCCCAAGATGCAAGCATCCTTTGTAATTACTCAATGCCCTAACCTGCCAAGTCAGGCTGGACGTATTGATGAAGCGAAAGAGGTTTGCCGCACTTATGACATCAACGTGCTGGACAATGTCACCTTCAGCCGCAATATCTACGATGATAGTGAAGAATCAGGTCGTTCCGTGTTGGAAATTGAACCAAAAGGTAAAGCTGCGGATGAAATTCGTGGTATTGCCTGTGAAGTGCTGCAGGTCAACAGCGCGGCAGAACTTCGCAAAAAATTCATGAACCTTAAAGTCAACGCTATGGGGGCGCAGTATGGGTCTGGCAGATCTGAAGAAAAACGCTACGCAATGTAA
- a CDS encoding gluconate 2-dehydrogenase subunit 3 family protein, whose translation MDPNLTDDSRRRFVKGAMWVISASALGTGVMLSANANAAPELAQYKPVFFSDAEWRFVLAACDRLIPADDNGPGALQANVPVFIDRQMQGDFGQAKDWYMKGPFFEAPAELGYQSPLTPAQTYQKGIAATDSYCQKTLGKSFAELSAEQQDNLLTQLQLGQIDLADVSAKQFFEFLLQNTKEGYFADPMHGGNKEMAAWKMIGFPGARASYLEWVDLHNVPYPMGPVSLNGDRG comes from the coding sequence ATGGATCCAAATTTAACAGATGATTCCCGCCGCCGTTTCGTAAAAGGCGCAATGTGGGTGATCTCCGCTTCAGCACTCGGCACAGGTGTAATGCTATCGGCAAATGCCAATGCCGCTCCCGAACTTGCGCAATATAAGCCAGTATTTTTTAGTGACGCCGAATGGCGCTTTGTGCTGGCAGCATGTGATCGACTTATTCCTGCAGATGATAATGGCCCGGGGGCATTACAGGCCAATGTTCCGGTGTTTATTGATCGGCAGATGCAAGGTGATTTCGGGCAAGCGAAAGATTGGTATATGAAGGGGCCATTTTTTGAAGCGCCTGCCGAACTTGGATACCAATCACCGCTGACACCCGCGCAAACTTACCAGAAAGGTATTGCCGCAACAGATAGCTATTGTCAGAAGACACTGGGAAAATCCTTTGCCGAGCTGTCAGCTGAGCAACAGGATAATCTGTTAACACAACTACAGCTGGGGCAGATTGACCTGGCGGATGTTAGTGCTAAACAGTTTTTTGAGTTCCTCCTACAAAACACCAAAGAAGGCTATTTTGCCGACCCTATGCATGGAGGCAATAAAGAGATGGCGGCGTGGAAGATGATTGGCTTCCCAGGTGCCCGAGCTTCCTATCTAGAATGGGTGGATTTGCATAACGTTCCCTATCCAATGGGGCCCGTTAGTCTGAATGGTGATAGGGGGTAA
- the aceB gene encoding malate synthase A, with protein MQQTAERPSTAASSSLEIKANPITGQERVLTEGACALLQALCQEFAAEVDTLLARRKQRQQSIDAGALPDFLPDTQSIRDSDWKIRGIPKDLLDRRVEITGPVDRKMIINALNAGVKVFMADFEDSLAPSWEKLIQGQVNLQDAVRGEIEYTAPETGKHYQLCDDPAVLVARVRGLHLPEEHLLFNGKPIPGCLFDFSMYFFHNYRQLLAKGSGPYFYIPKLESHLEARWWAKVFAFVEERLCLQPGTIKCTCLIETLPAVFEMDEILYELRSNIVALNCGRWDYIFSYIKTLKNHADRVLPDRQQVGMDKPFLSAYSRLLIKTCHKRGALAMGGMAAFIPAKDPEVNAKVLERVRADKELEARNGHDGTWIAHPGLAQIALEIFDDYIGKERPNQLHITRDVDAPILAAELLAPCDGSRTEEGMRLNIRIALQYIEAWIGGNGCVPIYGLMEDAATAEISRTSIWQWIRHGKSLSNGKLVTKELFCNMLTEELAAVKKEVGEQRFTHGRFIQAASLLEEITTADELVDFLTLPGYRLLTA; from the coding sequence ATGCAACAGACTGCTGAACGCCCATCCACTGCTGCGAGTAGTAGCTTGGAGATTAAAGCAAACCCTATTACTGGTCAGGAACGGGTATTAACCGAAGGAGCATGTGCATTACTACAGGCACTTTGTCAGGAATTTGCTGCGGAAGTTGATACTTTGCTGGCGCGGCGAAAGCAGCGTCAGCAAAGTATCGACGCTGGTGCGTTGCCGGACTTTTTACCGGATACACAATCGATAAGAGATAGTGACTGGAAAATTAGAGGCATCCCGAAAGATCTGCTCGACCGGCGCGTGGAAATTACCGGTCCGGTCGACCGCAAGATGATCATTAATGCGTTAAATGCCGGCGTAAAAGTCTTCATGGCGGACTTTGAAGATTCGTTGGCCCCAAGTTGGGAAAAACTTATTCAGGGGCAGGTGAATCTTCAGGATGCGGTACGCGGAGAGATCGAATATACCGCACCGGAAACCGGTAAGCATTATCAGTTATGTGATGATCCTGCGGTGCTGGTGGCACGTGTAAGAGGACTTCATCTTCCGGAAGAACATCTGTTGTTTAATGGTAAACCAATCCCCGGTTGTCTGTTTGACTTCAGCATGTACTTCTTCCACAACTACCGTCAGCTGTTGGCAAAGGGCAGTGGTCCATACTTCTATATCCCCAAGCTGGAAAGTCACCTGGAAGCGCGTTGGTGGGCCAAGGTGTTTGCTTTTGTAGAAGAGCGTTTGTGTCTGCAGCCGGGCACGATCAAATGCACCTGTTTGATTGAAACTTTACCAGCAGTGTTTGAGATGGATGAAATTCTCTATGAACTTCGCTCTAACATTGTCGCTCTGAACTGCGGTCGTTGGGACTATATCTTCAGCTATATCAAAACACTTAAAAATCATGCCGATCGCGTGTTGCCAGATCGGCAACAGGTGGGGATGGATAAACCATTTCTCAGCGCCTATTCCCGATTATTGATCAAAACCTGCCATAAGCGTGGGGCACTGGCAATGGGCGGAATGGCTGCCTTTATTCCGGCAAAAGATCCTGAGGTCAACGCTAAAGTATTGGAACGAGTACGTGCCGATAAGGAATTGGAAGCGCGCAACGGCCATGACGGTACCTGGATTGCTCATCCTGGCTTAGCGCAGATTGCACTGGAAATTTTTGATGATTACATCGGCAAGGAAAGACCCAACCAGCTGCATATCACCCGTGATGTTGACGCTCCGATACTCGCGGCAGAATTGTTGGCACCTTGTGATGGGAGTCGCACTGAAGAGGGGATGCGTCTGAACATTCGTATTGCATTGCAGTACATCGAAGCCTGGATCGGTGGCAATGGTTGTGTACCTATCTATGGTCTGATGGAAGATGCCGCTACCGCAGAAATTAGCCGCACGTCCATTTGGCAATGGATCCGTCACGGTAAGTCGTTGAGCAATGGCAAACTGGTGACCAAAGAGTTGTTCTGCAACATGCTCACAGAAGAGCTGGCCGCTGTGAAAAAAGAAGTCGGAGAACAGCGCTTTACCCACGGCCGTTTTATCCAGGCGGCTTCCTTGTTGGAAGAAATCACCACTGCTGATGAGTTGGTGGATTTCTTAACACTACCGGGTTACCGGTTACTAACAGCATAA
- a CDS encoding GNAT family N-acetyltransferase: protein MAATLVLYSHAQHRHFAAEVSLVYHQSVQSLAGGFYSTAQCNAWSRAPRSEKYWQLRLRHSTAWLALDSGDHCIGFVQVERQYGEAGYISCLYVLPSWQRRGIAAQLITTVKLWALQQALPRLSTHASMQSKTVFERQGFRSHHRCYQEKSGQQLTSFLMYCPLVEKLADNKVATST, encoded by the coding sequence ATGGCAGCGACCCTGGTTCTTTATTCTCATGCACAACACCGGCATTTTGCCGCTGAAGTGTCACTCGTTTATCATCAATCCGTACAATCTCTTGCGGGTGGTTTTTATTCCACGGCGCAGTGTAACGCCTGGTCCCGTGCCCCGCGTTCGGAAAAGTACTGGCAGTTGCGTTTACGCCATAGCACCGCTTGGCTGGCGCTCGATAGCGGCGATCATTGTATTGGTTTTGTGCAGGTGGAACGCCAGTATGGGGAAGCGGGTTACATCAGTTGTTTATATGTTTTACCGAGCTGGCAGCGCCGAGGAATAGCGGCACAGCTGATCACTACGGTAAAGCTGTGGGCGCTTCAGCAAGCATTACCAAGACTCAGTACTCACGCCTCAATGCAATCTAAAACCGTGTTTGAGCGGCAGGGATTTCGCAGCCACCATCGTTGCTATCAAGAAAAATCTGGCCAGCAGCTCACGAGTTTTTTAATGTACTGTCCGCTAGTAGAAAAGTTAGCAGATAATAAGGTAGCCACGTCTACATAA
- a CDS encoding cytochrome c, with amino-acid sequence MKRNLIMMLLPLALLATTEAQAFDKATIDKGEYLSRAGDCIACHSIPGGKPFAGGLAIDSPFGKIYSTNITPSKTAGIGNYTLAQFDAALRHGKRADGSNLYPAMPYPDYAMLTADDVKALYAYFMDGVTAVDQKAPETALSFPFNQRWGISFWNWMFANDKAYQAKTSKSDSFNRGAYLVQGLGHCGSCHSPRGIAFQEKGYDESDNSFLSGGKIGIWTAPSLRGGDKGALANWSKAEIVDYLANGRNDTTAVAGEMTSVIEHSLSYLSQDDLAAIADYLKSLPGDGNSLAMTAAATKKTSDELDSAKVGINSGARLYLDSCGACHFTQGQGAARVFPKLDGNALVNAKDPSGLIHVVLAGARLPSTKGAPEALAMPAFGWRLNDDEVAQLLTFVRHAWNNQAPAVTAADVAKVRQTIPQTVMNATRP; translated from the coding sequence ATGAAACGCAATCTGATCATGATGCTGTTGCCGTTGGCCTTGTTAGCGACAACTGAAGCACAAGCTTTTGATAAAGCCACCATCGACAAGGGTGAATATCTTTCCCGCGCAGGGGATTGTATCGCTTGTCACTCTATTCCGGGGGGCAAGCCATTTGCTGGAGGTTTAGCAATTGACAGTCCGTTTGGGAAAATCTATTCCACTAACATTACGCCAAGTAAGACTGCGGGAATTGGCAATTACACGCTAGCTCAATTTGATGCAGCGTTGAGACACGGTAAACGAGCTGATGGCAGTAACTTGTATCCGGCAATGCCCTATCCGGACTATGCCATGTTGACTGCCGATGATGTTAAAGCGTTGTACGCCTATTTTATGGACGGCGTTACTGCGGTTGATCAAAAAGCCCCTGAAACCGCGTTAAGTTTCCCGTTTAACCAGCGCTGGGGCATTAGCTTCTGGAACTGGATGTTTGCAAACGATAAGGCCTATCAGGCTAAAACCAGCAAGTCTGATAGCTTCAATCGTGGTGCCTATCTGGTACAAGGATTAGGTCACTGTGGCAGCTGTCATAGTCCACGAGGCATAGCTTTTCAGGAAAAAGGCTATGATGAATCCGATAATAGCTTCCTCAGTGGCGGCAAAATTGGCATCTGGACAGCCCCAAGTCTGAGAGGTGGCGATAAAGGGGCATTGGCAAATTGGAGTAAAGCCGAAATTGTCGACTATCTCGCCAATGGCCGCAATGATACTACTGCCGTAGCCGGTGAAATGACCTCAGTGATTGAACACAGTCTCAGTTATTTGAGTCAGGATGACCTGGCGGCAATTGCCGACTATCTCAAGTCATTGCCTGGAGATGGTAACTCGCTAGCGATGACTGCCGCTGCTACCAAGAAAACCAGTGACGAACTTGATAGTGCCAAAGTGGGCATTAACTCTGGCGCACGTTTGTATCTCGACAGTTGTGGTGCTTGCCATTTTACGCAGGGACAAGGCGCTGCCAGGGTATTTCCAAAGCTGGATGGCAATGCCTTGGTTAATGCCAAAGATCCAAGTGGGTTAATCCATGTGGTGCTGGCTGGTGCACGTTTACCGTCTACCAAAGGGGCTCCAGAAGCATTGGCTATGCCAGCGTTTGGTTGGCGGCTTAACGATGATGAAGTGGCACAGTTGCTCACCTTTGTGCGTCATGCCTGGAATAACCAGGCTCCGGCAGTCACCGCGGCGGATGTCGCCAAAGTACGACAGACGATTCCGCAAACCGTCATGAATGCTACCCGGCCATAA